The Urocitellus parryii isolate mUroPar1 chromosome 6, mUroPar1.hap1, whole genome shotgun sequence genome includes a window with the following:
- the Gabpb1 gene encoding GA-binding protein subunit beta-1 isoform X3: MSLVDLGKKLLEAARAGQDDEVRILMANGAPFTTDWLGTSPLHLAAQYGHYSTTEVLLRAGVSRDARTKVDRTPLHMAASEGHASIVEVLLKHGADVNAKDMLKMTALHWATEHNHQEVVELLIKYGADVHTQSKFCKTAFDISIDNGNEDLAEILQIAMQNQINTNPESPDTVTIHAATPQFIIGPGGVVNLTGLVSSENSSKATDETGVSAVQFGNSSTSVLATLAALAEASAPLSNSSETPVVATEEVVTAESVDGAIQQVVSSGGQQVITIVTDGIQLGNLHSIPTSGIGQPIIVTMPDGQQVLTVPATDIAEETVISEEPPAKRQCIEIIENRVESAEIEEREALQKQLDEANREAQKYRQQLLKKEQEAEAYRQKLEAMTRLQTNKEAV; the protein is encoded by the exons CTGGGAACATCTCCACTTCATCTGGCAGCACAATATGGGCATTATTCCACCACAGAGGTACTACTTCGGGCTGGTGTAAGTAGGGATGCCAGAACCAAAGTGGACCGAACACCATTACACATGGCAGCTTCTGAGGGCCATGCCAGCATAGTAGAGGTTTTGCTTAAg cATGGTGCTGACGTTAATGCAAAGGACATGTTAAAGATGACAGCTCTGCATTGGGCCACAGAACACAATCATCaagaggtggtggaacttttaatCAAATATGGTGCTGATGTACACACGCAAAGTAAATTTTGTAAAACTGCATTTGATATTTCAATAGACAATGGAAATGAAGATTTAGCAGAAATATTACAG attGCTATGCAGAACCAAATCAACACAAACCCAGAGAGTCCTGACACTGTGACGATACATGCTGCAACACCACAGTTTATCATTGGACCTGGAGGGGTGGTGAACCTAACAGGTCTGGTATCTTCAGAAAATTCATCCAAGGCAACAG aTGAAACGGGTGTGTCTGCTGTTCAGTTTGGAAACTCCTCTACATCAGTATTAGCTACGTTAGCTGCCTTAGCTGAAGCCTCTGCTCCGTTATCCAATTCATCAGAAACTCCAG tagTGGCCACAGAAGAAGTGGTTACTGCAGAATCTGTGGATGGTGCAATTCAGCAAGTAGTTAGTTCAGGGGGTCAACAAGTCATCACAATAGTCACAGATGGAATTCAGCTTGGAAATTTGCACTCCATTCCAACCAGTGGAATAGGTCAGCCCATCATTGTGACCATGCCAGATGGACAGCAAG TGTTAACAGTACCAGCAACAGACATTGCTGAAGAAACTGTTATAAGTGAAGAACCACCAGCTAAGAGACAATGTATCGAAATAATTGAAAACCGGGTGGAATCTGCAGAAATAGAA gagaGAGAAGCTCTTCAGAAACAGCTGGATGAAGCAAATCGAGAAGCACAAAAATATCGACAGCAGCTTCTTAAGAAAGAACAGGAAGCCGAGGCTTACAGACAGAAATTAGAAGCTATGACTCGTCTTCAGACTAATAAAGAAGCTGTTTAG
- the Gabpb1 gene encoding GA-binding protein subunit beta-1 isoform X2, whose amino-acid sequence MMSLVDLGKKLLEAARAGQDDEVRILMANGAPFTTDWLGTSPLHLAAQYGHYSTTEVLLRAGVSRDARTKVDRTPLHMAASEGHASIVEVLLKHGADVNAKDMLKMTALHWATEHNHQEVVELLIKYGADVHTQSKFCKTAFDISIDNGNEDLAEILQIAMQNQINTNPESPDTVTIHAATPQFIIGPGGVVNLTGLVSSENSSKATDETGVSAVQFGNSSTSVLATLAALAEASAPLSNSSETPVVATEEVVTAESVDGAIQQVVSSGGQQVITIVTDGIQLGNLHSIPTSGIGQPIIVTMPDGQQVLTVPATDIAEETVISEEPPAKRQCIEIIENRVESAEIEEREALQKQLDEANREAQKYRQQLLKKEQEAEAYRQKLEAMTRLQTNKEAV is encoded by the exons CTGGGAACATCTCCACTTCATCTGGCAGCACAATATGGGCATTATTCCACCACAGAGGTACTACTTCGGGCTGGTGTAAGTAGGGATGCCAGAACCAAAGTGGACCGAACACCATTACACATGGCAGCTTCTGAGGGCCATGCCAGCATAGTAGAGGTTTTGCTTAAg cATGGTGCTGACGTTAATGCAAAGGACATGTTAAAGATGACAGCTCTGCATTGGGCCACAGAACACAATCATCaagaggtggtggaacttttaatCAAATATGGTGCTGATGTACACACGCAAAGTAAATTTTGTAAAACTGCATTTGATATTTCAATAGACAATGGAAATGAAGATTTAGCAGAAATATTACAG attGCTATGCAGAACCAAATCAACACAAACCCAGAGAGTCCTGACACTGTGACGATACATGCTGCAACACCACAGTTTATCATTGGACCTGGAGGGGTGGTGAACCTAACAGGTCTGGTATCTTCAGAAAATTCATCCAAGGCAACAG aTGAAACGGGTGTGTCTGCTGTTCAGTTTGGAAACTCCTCTACATCAGTATTAGCTACGTTAGCTGCCTTAGCTGAAGCCTCTGCTCCGTTATCCAATTCATCAGAAACTCCAG tagTGGCCACAGAAGAAGTGGTTACTGCAGAATCTGTGGATGGTGCAATTCAGCAAGTAGTTAGTTCAGGGGGTCAACAAGTCATCACAATAGTCACAGATGGAATTCAGCTTGGAAATTTGCACTCCATTCCAACCAGTGGAATAGGTCAGCCCATCATTGTGACCATGCCAGATGGACAGCAAG TGTTAACAGTACCAGCAACAGACATTGCTGAAGAAACTGTTATAAGTGAAGAACCACCAGCTAAGAGACAATGTATCGAAATAATTGAAAACCGGGTGGAATCTGCAGAAATAGAA gagaGAGAAGCTCTTCAGAAACAGCTGGATGAAGCAAATCGAGAAGCACAAAAATATCGACAGCAGCTTCTTAAGAAAGAACAGGAAGCCGAGGCTTACAGACAGAAATTAGAAGCTATGACTCGTCTTCAGACTAATAAAGAAGCTGTTTAG